The following proteins are encoded in a genomic region of Oryctolagus cuniculus chromosome 6, mOryCun1.1, whole genome shotgun sequence:
- the TRIM55 gene encoding tripartite motif-containing protein 55 isoform X2, with translation MSASLNYKSFSKEQQTMDNLEKQLICPICLEMFTKPVVILPCQHNLCRKCASDIFQASNPYLPTRGGTTVASGGRFRCPSCRHEVVLDRHGVYGLQRNLLVENIIDIYKQESTRPEKKSDQPMCEEHEEERINIYCLNCEVPTCSLCKVFGAHKDCQVAPLTHVFQRQKSELSDGIAVLVGSNDRVQGVISQLEDTCKTIEECCRKQKQELCEKFDYLYGILEERKNEMTQVITRTQEEKLEHVRSLIKKYSDHLENVSKLVESGIQFMDEPEMAVFLQNAKTLLQKISEASKAFQMEKIEHGYENMNHFTVNLDREEKVIRDIDFYREDEDEEEEGEGEIEEGEEGGEEVLEVEEVGSIQIESSGEDESPGKGMVPLQSVSEVQATPEAALPVSSPEPPAALLPAVDAPATQGEVVPTGSQQTTESETPLPAAAATADPLLYPSWYKGQTRKAITNPPCTQGSEGLGQIGAPGSEDSNVQKAEVAGAAAIERAAVSGKETSSPAATSQIGFEAPPLQSQAAAPGSTSGAASEPARHVFSFSWLNSLNE, from the exons ATGAGCGCATCTCTGAATTACAAGTCTTTTTCCAAAGAGCAGCAGACCATGGATAACCTGGAGAAGCAACTTATCTGCCCCATTTGCTTGGAGATGTTCACCAAGCCCGTGGTCATCCTCCCCTGCCAGCATAACCTGTGTAGGAAATGTGCCAGTGATATTTTCCAG GCCTCCAACCCGTACTTGCCCACAAGAGGAGGCACAACTGTGGCGTCTGGGGGCCGATTCCGATGCCCATCCTGTAGGCACGAAGTAGTTTTGGACAGACATGGAGTCTATGGACTTCAGAGGAACCTGCTGGTGGAAAATATCATTGACATCTACAAGCAGGAGTCTACCAG GCCAGAAAAGAAGTCTGACCAGCCCATGTGCGAGGAGCACGAAGAGGAGCGCATCAACATCTACTGTCTCAACTGCGAAGTGCCCACCTGCTCCCTGTGCAAGGTGTTCGGCGCACACAAGGATTGTCAGGTGGCTCCACTCACGCACGTGTTCCAGAGGCAGAAG TCTGAGCTCAGTGATGGCATCGCCGTCCTTGTGGGAAGCAATGATCGAGTTCAGGGTGTGATCAGCCAGCTGGAGGACACCTGTAAAACCATTGAG GAATGTTGCCGAAAACAGAAGCAGGAGCTTTGTGAGAAGTTTGACTACCTGTACGGCATCTTggaggaaaggaagaatgaaatgaCACAAGTCATTACCCGGACCCAAGAAGAGAAACTGGAACACGTCCGTTCTCTGATCAAAAAGTATTCTGATCACTTGGAGAATGTATCAAAGTTGGTTGAATCAGGCATCCAGTTCATGGACGAGCCCGAAATGGCAGTGTTTTTGCAG AATGCCAAAACTCTGTTACAAAA AATTTCTGAAGCATCAAAGGCATTTCAGATGGAGAAAATAGAACATGGTTATGAGAACATGAACCACTTCACAGTCAACCTCGATAGAGAAGAAAAAGTAATACGTGACATTGATTTTTACAGAG aagatgaagatgaagaagaagaaggagaaggagaaatagaagagggagaagaaggaggcgAGGAAGTATTAGAAGTGGAAGAGGTGGGAAGTATTCAAATAGAGTCATCTGGAGAAGATGAAAGTCCAGGAAAAGGCATGGTGCCCCTTCAGTCGGTCTCGGAGGTCCAGGCTACCCCGGAAGCAGCACTTCCAGTCTCCTCTCCAGAAccacctgcagccctgctccctgctgtggaTGCCCCTGCAACACAG GGGGAGGTGGTGCCCACTGGCTCCCAGCAGACCACAGAGTCTGAAACACCACTccctgcagcagcagcaactGCGGATCCCTTGTTGTACCCTAGTTGGTATAAAGGCCAAACCCGGAAAGCCATCACCAATCCACCTTGCACCCAAGGGAGCGAAGGTCTGGGACAAATAGGGGCTCCGGGTTCTGAGGATTCGAATGTGCAGAAGGCAGAAgtggcaggagctgcagccatTGAGAGGGCAGCAGTGAGTGGTAAGGAAACTAGTTCACCTGCAGCTACTTCTCAG
- the TRIM55 gene encoding tripartite motif-containing protein 55 isoform X9: MSASLNYKSFSKEQQTMDNLEKQLICPICLEMFTKPVVILPCQHNLCRKCASDIFQASNPYLPTRGGTTVASGGRFRCPSCRHEVVLDRHGVYGLQRNLLVENIIDIYKQESTRPEKKSDQPMCEEHEEERINIYCLNCEVPTCSLCKVFGAHKDCQVAPLTHVFQRQKSELSDGIAVLVGSNDRVQGVISQLEDTCKTIEECCRKQKQELCEKFDYLYGILEERKNEMTQVITRTQEEKLEHVRSLIKKYSDHLENVSKLVESGIQFMDEPEMAVFLQNAKTLLQKISEASKAFQMEKIEHGYENMNHFTVNLDREEKVIRDIDFYREDEDEEEEGEGEIEEGEEGGEEVLEVEEVGSIQIESSGEDESPGKGMVPLQSVSEVQATPEAALPVSSPEPPAALLPAVDAPATQLFHIL, from the exons ATGAGCGCATCTCTGAATTACAAGTCTTTTTCCAAAGAGCAGCAGACCATGGATAACCTGGAGAAGCAACTTATCTGCCCCATTTGCTTGGAGATGTTCACCAAGCCCGTGGTCATCCTCCCCTGCCAGCATAACCTGTGTAGGAAATGTGCCAGTGATATTTTCCAG GCCTCCAACCCGTACTTGCCCACAAGAGGAGGCACAACTGTGGCGTCTGGGGGCCGATTCCGATGCCCATCCTGTAGGCACGAAGTAGTTTTGGACAGACATGGAGTCTATGGACTTCAGAGGAACCTGCTGGTGGAAAATATCATTGACATCTACAAGCAGGAGTCTACCAG GCCAGAAAAGAAGTCTGACCAGCCCATGTGCGAGGAGCACGAAGAGGAGCGCATCAACATCTACTGTCTCAACTGCGAAGTGCCCACCTGCTCCCTGTGCAAGGTGTTCGGCGCACACAAGGATTGTCAGGTGGCTCCACTCACGCACGTGTTCCAGAGGCAGAAG TCTGAGCTCAGTGATGGCATCGCCGTCCTTGTGGGAAGCAATGATCGAGTTCAGGGTGTGATCAGCCAGCTGGAGGACACCTGTAAAACCATTGAG GAATGTTGCCGAAAACAGAAGCAGGAGCTTTGTGAGAAGTTTGACTACCTGTACGGCATCTTggaggaaaggaagaatgaaatgaCACAAGTCATTACCCGGACCCAAGAAGAGAAACTGGAACACGTCCGTTCTCTGATCAAAAAGTATTCTGATCACTTGGAGAATGTATCAAAGTTGGTTGAATCAGGCATCCAGTTCATGGACGAGCCCGAAATGGCAGTGTTTTTGCAG AATGCCAAAACTCTGTTACAAAA AATTTCTGAAGCATCAAAGGCATTTCAGATGGAGAAAATAGAACATGGTTATGAGAACATGAACCACTTCACAGTCAACCTCGATAGAGAAGAAAAAGTAATACGTGACATTGATTTTTACAGAG aagatgaagatgaagaagaagaaggagaaggagaaatagaagagggagaagaaggaggcgAGGAAGTATTAGAAGTGGAAGAGGTGGGAAGTATTCAAATAGAGTCATCTGGAGAAGATGAAAGTCCAGGAAAAGGCATGGTGCCCCTTCAGTCGGTCTCGGAGGTCCAGGCTACCCCGGAAGCAGCACTTCCAGTCTCCTCTCCAGAAccacctgcagccctgctccctgctgtggaTGCCCCTGCAACACAG
- the TRIM55 gene encoding tripartite motif-containing protein 55 isoform X6 — MSASLNYKSFSKEQQTMDNLEKQLICPICLEMFTKPVVILPCQHNLCRKCASDIFQASNPYLPTRGGTTVASGGRFRCPSCRHEVVLDRHGVYGLQRNLLVENIIDIYKQESTRPEKKSDQPMCEEHEEERINIYCLNCEVPTCSLCKVFGAHKDCQVAPLTHVFQRQKSELSDGIAVLVGSNDRVQGVISQLEDTCKTIEECCRKQKQELCEKFDYLYGILEERKNEMTQVITRTQEEKLEHVRSLIKKYSDHLENVSKLVESGIQFMDEPEMAVFLQNAKTLLQKISEASKAFQMEKIEHGYENMNHFTVNLDREEKVIRDIDFYREDEDEEEEGEGEIEEGEEGGEEVLEVEEVGSIQIESSGEDESPGKGMVPLQSVSEVQATPEAALPVSSPEPPAALLPAVDAPATQGEVVPTGSQQTTESETPLPAAAATADPLLYPSWYKGQTRKAITNPPCTQGSEGLGQIGAPGSEDSNVQKAEVAGAAAIERAAVSDWI, encoded by the exons ATGAGCGCATCTCTGAATTACAAGTCTTTTTCCAAAGAGCAGCAGACCATGGATAACCTGGAGAAGCAACTTATCTGCCCCATTTGCTTGGAGATGTTCACCAAGCCCGTGGTCATCCTCCCCTGCCAGCATAACCTGTGTAGGAAATGTGCCAGTGATATTTTCCAG GCCTCCAACCCGTACTTGCCCACAAGAGGAGGCACAACTGTGGCGTCTGGGGGCCGATTCCGATGCCCATCCTGTAGGCACGAAGTAGTTTTGGACAGACATGGAGTCTATGGACTTCAGAGGAACCTGCTGGTGGAAAATATCATTGACATCTACAAGCAGGAGTCTACCAG GCCAGAAAAGAAGTCTGACCAGCCCATGTGCGAGGAGCACGAAGAGGAGCGCATCAACATCTACTGTCTCAACTGCGAAGTGCCCACCTGCTCCCTGTGCAAGGTGTTCGGCGCACACAAGGATTGTCAGGTGGCTCCACTCACGCACGTGTTCCAGAGGCAGAAG TCTGAGCTCAGTGATGGCATCGCCGTCCTTGTGGGAAGCAATGATCGAGTTCAGGGTGTGATCAGCCAGCTGGAGGACACCTGTAAAACCATTGAG GAATGTTGCCGAAAACAGAAGCAGGAGCTTTGTGAGAAGTTTGACTACCTGTACGGCATCTTggaggaaaggaagaatgaaatgaCACAAGTCATTACCCGGACCCAAGAAGAGAAACTGGAACACGTCCGTTCTCTGATCAAAAAGTATTCTGATCACTTGGAGAATGTATCAAAGTTGGTTGAATCAGGCATCCAGTTCATGGACGAGCCCGAAATGGCAGTGTTTTTGCAG AATGCCAAAACTCTGTTACAAAA AATTTCTGAAGCATCAAAGGCATTTCAGATGGAGAAAATAGAACATGGTTATGAGAACATGAACCACTTCACAGTCAACCTCGATAGAGAAGAAAAAGTAATACGTGACATTGATTTTTACAGAG aagatgaagatgaagaagaagaaggagaaggagaaatagaagagggagaagaaggaggcgAGGAAGTATTAGAAGTGGAAGAGGTGGGAAGTATTCAAATAGAGTCATCTGGAGAAGATGAAAGTCCAGGAAAAGGCATGGTGCCCCTTCAGTCGGTCTCGGAGGTCCAGGCTACCCCGGAAGCAGCACTTCCAGTCTCCTCTCCAGAAccacctgcagccctgctccctgctgtggaTGCCCCTGCAACACAG GGGGAGGTGGTGCCCACTGGCTCCCAGCAGACCACAGAGTCTGAAACACCACTccctgcagcagcagcaactGCGGATCCCTTGTTGTACCCTAGTTGGTATAAAGGCCAAACCCGGAAAGCCATCACCAATCCACCTTGCACCCAAGGGAGCGAAGGTCTGGGACAAATAGGGGCTCCGGGTTCTGAGGATTCGAATGTGCAGAAGGCAGAAgtggcaggagctgcagccatTGAGAGGGCAGCAGTGAGTG